From the genome of Candidatus Krumholzibacteriia bacterium:
AGCGGAGGATCGAGACACGGGAACTGCCGGTGAACCGCCGACACGAGCTGAAGTACGCGTTCTGAGGGCCGAAACGAGCGGGGCGAGCCGATGGGCCCGCCCCGCTGGGGAATGCACAATCTCGGAGGCACAGAGGATCACAAGAACCTAGTTGCTCGGAGTCACGACTCTCAGGCAGCATCACCCCACAGCAAGGCTCCCGACCGAGAACGACGCGGTCCGTCTTGCTCTCCCGATCTCCATCGGCGGCCCGCTCCCAGATGTCTCGGCGACGATTGCGTCGTCGTGACGGTGTCGGTGTGGCCGCGGGTCTCGACGCGCCGACCGGCACGGAAGGAAGGTCGGTGCATGTCCGAGAGCACGAAGCAAGTTCCTCGATCCTGTCTCGCGATCCTGATCGCCGTGATCCTCGGTGTCCCGACGGCAGCGGTCGCGGCGGATTCGCAGGGCCCCTACATCGGACTCGACGAGGAGGAGATCCTCGAAGTGGTGGAGCGCCTGCGTGGGTTCGCCCTGGACTACGAGGCCGACGACCAGACCGGAGTCGTCTATCTCGATCACAGCGCGCGCGTCGAAGTGACCGGCAGCGAGTACGGGATCTCGAAGAGCGGCGTCCTCCACGCCCTCCGCGAGTTCGACGAGGACGAAGCGACACGGACGGTCGCGGTGCAGCCGGGAGAGGAGGTCGTCCACGCCCGTGGGTGGATCGTCGAGGGCGATGACGCGGTCCGCTGGTTGCCGTCGAGGAACGTGCGCATCGACATCAGCAGTGAGGACGGACGGGGCGAGGTCGTCCTGGCCTTTCCCGGCCTCCACGAGGGGCAGACCTTCGGTTGGTCCGTCGTCGTCCGGGCCGAGGAGCCCATGGGCGCGCGCTTGTTCCCGATCGATGCGGACGTTCCCGTCGCCCACGGGACGTTCACGCTGCAGACCAACGGCAGGATCGGCTACACGGTCCAGGCCTTCAACGTCAGACGCGACGATTTCGCGATCCAGACGGGTGAGCCGCGCAATGGCAACGACTCCTGGATCCAGTGCGTGTATCGCGATCTGCGGGCCGATCGTGTCGATCTCCTCGGACTCCCCTGGCGTCAACGGCGAGCTCATCTGCTCCTGAACTTCAAGGGCCATTTCGACGACGACCTCGGCATGTGGATCACGATCAGGAGCTGGAACCGGATCGCGCTCCTGTTCGAGGAAGCGCTCGCGGAAGCGGTCGAGACCTCGGACGCGGTCGAAGATCAGGCCGCGCAACTGGTCGAGGGGTTGCAATCGGAGCGCGCACGCTGCGATGCGCTGTACCGCTTCGTCCGGGACGAGATCGCGACGCTGGATCTCGACGAGAGTCTCGACTTCCGGAGTTCCGAGGAGATCCTGGAGGCGAGGACCGGAGACGGGATCGACAAGGCCGCGCTCCTCGTCGCACTCATGCGGAGCGTCGGCGTCGACGCCCGGCTCGGCTTCGCGCGCAATCGCTACGCGAGTGGCCTCTTCCACGAGGATCCGGGGTTCTGGCAGTTCACCGACGGGGTGGTGGTCGTGGGCGATCCGCGGGTGTCGGCGACGTTCTACGTCCCGGGTGTGGAAGGTTGCCCGGCGCGGATGGTCCCCCCACACCTTCGCGGGGTGGACGTGGTGCTGTTCGGCGAGAACCTCGAGAAGCGCAGCGACGAGCTCTTCCGGAGGGCCTACGCCGAGGATGGTGGCGTGGAGCGGCGGCTGGTGCAGAACTGGCTGCGGAGGGTCCGCGCCGCGGATTGGACGCAGATCGTCGCGATCGGAGGAGATCCCCGTGCGGTCGTCGGGGTGCTGCGGGAGACCAGGGTGGTCGACGCCGAAACCGCGGCCGCGACCGTGTCGATCACGGCCGAGGGGATCACGACCCCGGGGGCGTGGGCGCGACGGGGGACGCCGCCCGAGGAACTCGCGCGGCGGTACAGCGAACAGAGGGGTCGGGACCCGGAGACCGTGCGCGAGGCTTCGGTGGAGATCTCGGCGGACGACGCGGTGGTGACCTGCCGCTGGATCGAGGATACGGCGTTGCCACCGCGGACCGGAAACGCGTGGATCCTAAACGCGGACGTGGTCTTCGGTACGCCCTTCCTCGATTTCTGGAAGGGCGGTGATCGGGGCGCCGTCTACATCCCGATGTCCTGGGAGCGGGTCCGGCGCACGGTCGTTCCGCTGCCTCCCGGGTGGCGTCTGGCCGAAGAGCCTCCATCTGCCGACATCATCAATCCGCTGTTCCACTACCGTGCGGAGACCAGCGTCGAGGACGGACGACTGGTCGTGGAGCGGAGCTTCCGTTTCCGGGCGGGCGAGCGGGGCGAGCGATCCCTGCCGGTCCTCGATCGCGATGCGGAGCAGGTCCTGGATCACGAGACCCGCGACCTGGTGCTGGTGCCGGAGGCCGCGGACGACACCGCCACGGCCTCCGGTGACCGATGACGGTCAGGGATGCAACGCGTATCCGACGTGAACCGATGCCGAGAGACCGATCAGGTTCTCGAAGGGACCGGCGTCGAGGTACTGGGCCTCGAGTCTCAGACCGACGTTGACCCCGGCATAGGGACGTTCCACACCGAGGATTCCGGTGAAGGCCAGACCGTCGTTCCGCCGGTTCTGTGCCGAGACGTCGGCGATGTCGCCGAGCCTCGTGAACCCGACGCCGAATCCGGCGAAGGCTCGGCGCGACGGATGGAAGGCGAGGCCCTCGACCGACACGGTGAACACGCGATCGAGGAGATCCGTGCGCGAGACCGTGGCCGATGCACCGACGGCGAAGGCGCGCAACGACCGGCGGGACACGCGGAGCGAGATCCCGACGGGATTCGTGGGGAAGCCTTCACCCGCGCCCGGGTACTCGAAGCTCTCGTTGGCGTCGAGGCGCCCGGCGAGGACGGCGACTTCGAGGGTCGTGTAGGCGGGCCCGTAGTCGGTCGGTCCGTCGAAGTCCGGATCGATCGCGGCGACGTCGCGCGGAACGTCGCCGGTTCCGATCCGCAGGGCGTCGTACCGGGCGCTGCGCTCTTCGCAACCGGGGTCGACGCGCAGTGTGAGGGCGTCCCAGGCCGGCCCGGAGTGGTCGGCGCGAGCGACCGCGCGTCCGTCGTAGTGCAGCACGACCTCGGCCTCGCCGCGCTCGATCACTACGCGGTGCCATCCTTCGCCGGCGACGGGCGCACGGCCCGGTTCGGCGGCGACGGACTCGCCGTCGAGTTCGAGGCCGAGGTTCGAGGTCGTGTCCGGACAGACACGACCGAAGCGAAGAACCTCGGCACCGGCCGCGCCCACGACGACCTGACTGGCCAGGGACGGACCGGTCGCAATCCAGACCTCGATCCATCCCTCCGACAGAGGGGTCGGGAGGTCGTAGCGCGCGACGGGAGCACTCTCCTCGGAGAGCTCCAGGGCCCCGAAGCCCTCGCGTTTCTCGCTCATAACGATCAGTCGGCGGGGGGAGGTCTCGCTCCCGGGGAAGGCCCAGTCCTCGCCGGTGAAGGCGGGCTCGAACCCTTCCGCGTGGAGGACCTCGCCGGAGGCCGTGGAGGAGACAGAGATGGTCAGTAGGAAGAGAACGGTCAGTGCGGCGCGGGGACCGATCGCAGGACGTACACGGCGCATACTGGGCTCCATCGGGTCGGGCTGGAAGTCCCGGCCGACGACGGCAGTCGACTTCGCAGCGAAACCATTGGGTGGGGAGCCCGACTCGAGAGGGTACCAGCTCCTGACCGATCGTTCCAGAATCCTTCGGCTGTTGCGCGTGGTCGGAGTGCTCGGCCTCCTCTGTTCCGGGCCCGTCGACGCGCCCGCGGCGGCACGTGACCCGCTGTTCGCCGCCGCGCATCCGCAGGCGCCGGTCCTCGTCCTGAGCGATCACGTCCGCGTGTTCGCCCACTACGACTCCGACCGGGCGGGAATCTCGGGAACGCACACCCGCGAGATCGTCTACTGGATTCGCGATCGGCGCGGTCGAGACCAGGTCAACCGGCAGTTCCGATGGACCTCGCCCCGCTGGACGGCCGAGAAGTTCGAGATCGAGATCGAGTCGACGGACGGATCGACAAGTCGCACCGACGACGACGACCTCGACTGGATCCCCGTGTCCGACGCTGACGGAAGCGTGTACAGGCTCGACAGCGAGGCGGCCTACACGGTGGTGCAGGGTTTGCGGACGGGGGATCTCCTGCGCGTCCGCTCCCGACATCGGATCCGTGGCCTGCACGGTCTGCATCAAGTCGAGTGGGATGGTGCCGCGAGTCTCCCCGTGGCGCGACGCCGTCTGGACCTCGCGTATCCCGATGATCACACGCTCACGGTCGGCATTCGTGCCCCGGAGGTGGTCGCCGGACATCTGAGCACGACCGACTCCGGGGACGACGGCACGCAGTCGCGCACCATCGTCGTCGACGCATCGGGACCGGACGGCGATCCGTTGGCGGCGCACGGTGGCGAACTCGTCATCACGCCGCACTTCGTGGCGGTGGGTGACGACCTGCCGAAGACCGTGTTCGCCGCGGGGCCGGACTGGGAGGCGGTCGCGCGCGGCTACGCGCGGCGCGTGGACAGCCATCTGGCGGCGGACGAGGCGCTCGCCCGGACCGCCCGCGCGATCGTCGACGGTGTCGACGACGAGCGAACCCGCGTGGAACTGCTCTACCGTCATGTCCAGGAGACGTGCCGCTACCTGGGACTGTTCGACGGCCTGGGCGGAATCCTGCCCCGTCCCGCGAGCGAGACGGCGCGAAAGGGCTTCGGCGACTGCAAGGGACTGAGTGCACTCCTGATCGCCATGTGCCGGGCCGTGGGGATCGACGCGCATCCCGTCCTGGTGCGAACACGGCGATCGGGTCCGCTCGACCCCAGTGTTCCCAATCTCGTGCAGTTCGATCACTTCATCGCCTGGGCCGATGTCGCGGGCGGTCTCTGGCTCGATCCCACCTACGACTTCTGTCCGGCCGGGCTCGTGCCCACTGCCAACGCCGCGTCGCCGGTCCTGCTGTTGCACCCGGATCGACCGGGCCTGGTCGAGATCGGAACGGACCGCGCGCGGGCCGGCAGCCTGGACTACGTGATCGAAGCCGAAATCGACGCACACGGGTCCATGGACGCCGTGGTCACGGAGACGGCGACGGACACGGCCGGACTGTACCGGCGCATCAACCTCGCGGACACCGAGGTCGATGCCAGGGTCCTCGCCCGGGCCGTGATGAATCGTTCGCTGGCGCGGTCGGTGGTTGCGATGCGGCCGACGGAGGCGGGCTGGGGGCAACCGACGGTGACGGAACTCCACTTCGCGGCCGATCGTGCGGGCACGAAAGCCGGTGACATCCTCTACCTGCCACGTGCCCTCGTCCGTGTTCCCCGCGAGGTCACGGGCTTCTCCGACCGAAGCGCGCCCGGTGACCTGCGCTTCCTGGCCGACCGTTCGGAGCGGTGGGCCGTGGCGCTGCCGCTCGGCGCCTCGGTCGAGCCCGACAGCAGCCGGGTCGAGGCCCCGGGACTCACCTGGACGTACCGGGTGCGGCTCCGTCGGGCGATGATGCTCGTCGAGCGGGAATACCGGTGGGACCGGCGCGAACTCGCGACCGGCCAACTCGAAGACCTCGAGGCCGCGATCGATCGGATCGTCGAGGCAGAGCGAGGCTACCTGACGATCCAGATGCCGGCCGAGCGCTAGCTCCCCGCCGCCGCTTCCTTCGTCTTCTGCTTCATGTCCATCACCCGCATCCCTTCACGCACGGTGTCGAGGATCAGGCGGATCTCCTCGCGCGTGATGCGGAAGTGCGGCGTGAAGCGCAGCCCGTTGTGGCCACCGTGGATCATCGCCACGCCGTGGGTGCGGAGAAAGTGCTCGAAGCCACGATCGCCGACGACGGTGTAGCGGTCGGGGTCGAGTTCGGCGTTCACCATGAGGCCGGTGCCGGAAACCTTGAGGATCCCGCCGGGGAACTCGTCGGCCAGGGCCTCGAGACCGGCGCGCAGCTCTGCTCCGCGCTCCTGGATGTTGCGGCGCATGTCCGCGTCCACTGCGTCGAGGACGGCGCAGCCCACCTCGAGCGCCCGTGGGTTGGTGGTCATCGTGTTGCCGTACACGCCCGGCTCGTAGAGCGCTGCGGTCTCCTCGCGCAGGGCGAGGACCGACAGCGGGTACTGTCCCGCGTTCAGGGCCTTGGAGTAGGTCTCGGCGTCGGGTGCGTCGCAGTCCTCGAAACCCGGATAGTCGACCAGGCTCAGGCAGCCGGCGGCGCGCAGGGCGGCCTGGATCGAGTCGACGATCAACAACGACCCGTGCTCGCGTGTGAGTTCACGCGCGACGTCGTAGAACGCGCGTTCGAGCGGAAGACCGGGCTCACCCTCGCCCATGACCGGTTCGAGGTACACGGCCTCGATGAAGGCGTTCGACTCGTCCGCCTGGCGGAACAGCCCACGGAGCCCCTCGACGTCGTTCGGTTCGACCACGTGCAGGTCGCCGGGCTCCTGGAACGAGGCGAGGTGCTTCTCGTACACGGCGCGCGTCGCGTCCGAGACCCGCGCCGCGCGGTAGGTCCGCCCGTGGAATCCCTCGGCCAGCGAGACCTGCCACAGGACCTTGCCCTCGTGGCGTCCACCCGCGCCGGTCATCTTCAGTGCATGGATGTCACAGATCCGCGAGGCCACGCTCACCGACTCGGAACCGCTGTTCATGCAGATGAAGTGGGAGAAGGGGCAGTGCCCACGCTGGTGGCCGATCTCGGCCTTCAAGCGGTCGGCCAGACGCTTCTGGCTGAACTGCGGCGTCATGACGTTGGCCATGACCCAGGGATGCGCGAGGGCTTCGTCGATCTCCGGCGGAGCATGGCCCAGTCCGAGCATTCCGTAGCCGCCGGAGTCGTGCAGCACCGCGCCGTGGGTCGTCACGATCCACGGGCCGGCCGCGGCCAGGGGCACGTAGGGGTTGATCGCCTTCGGCGTGTAGAAGTTCACGAAGTCGTCCTGCAGACGCTCGGTGAGCGCTGTCTCGTCGAGGGCGAGGTCTTCGCCCCACTCCTCGCGCAGCGAGCGGTGGATCTCCACCGCGGCCGCGATCGCGCGGCGCAGGTCGGGATCGCGTTCGGCGAAGTCGGCGATCGCTCGGTCGGAGATGCCGCGCGTCGTGCGCGCTCCGGCGTAGTCGCGGATCTCGCGGAGGGAATCGGCGTTCATGGTGTCGGTCCTCGTCGATCGACGTCGCCGGCGGCGACGTACGGAAGCCGGGATGTCCAACCGGTCAACCTAGGCCACGACGCGGAGATCGGTCAAGGTGCGGGCCCTGGGTCCGATCATGGGTCGGATCCCGAAGCACTTCGATCCGGCGCTGCACCCTCTCGCTGGACGTCCTCCCCGAGGACGGCGGTCACCGGTCACGAGTCGGGAACGGGCACGGCCGACCCGTCCCGCGCCGCCGGCGCCGGGGCCGCCCCCCGCACTCTCCGCAGCCAGACGGTCATCACGACCCAGGCCGTGGCGCTGGCCAACAGCGACCACGTCACCCAGTCCGCCGCTTCGCGCAGCGACGTGGCACCGTCGCCGGAGAGGTGGATCCCGACCAGCAGTGCCGACGCGGCGAGAGCCTCGCCGAACCGGGCACCCATCCCGTCGACCACGACCTTCGTGTGCGATCGCAGTTTGCGTGGGAGCGCCAGGTAGGCTTGCTCCCAGTTGCTGCGGTGGATCGACGACTTCAGCCCACCCTCGGTGAGCCGCAGTCCCGTTCGCGCGAGCAGTGTTCCCCCGCCGAAGACCACCGCCGAAGCGCCCAGCAGGAGTCCCGACGGGAGCACCAGGAGACTCCCTTCGATCCCCACTCCGGACTGGAGCCTCGGCGTGACCCACAACTGCAGCAGCAGCCCGATCACGCCGACAGCGGTGTAGAACGTCGAGAAGAACTCGATTCGGGCACTGTCCACCGATCCGGAGGAGCCGGCCGCCAGGTAGAACTGGTACTCGACCAGCACGCCGACCAGTCCGCCGAGCATCGCGAGGACAAGCAGGAGCCGGGCGTAGCGGTGCCGGAACAGTGACGGTGAGGTCGAAGGGGTCTTGCCGCCGGTGTCGGCCTCGCGCGAGACCTCGGACAGGACGGACGGGAAGCGAGACTGCGTGTGGACGGTCACCGCCACCGACACGAGCAGGAGGACGGCCCCGTGGGCCACCAGGTCCGCGGGCTGGCACACGTTCGAGACGAGCCGAGCGTAGAGGCCGCCCAGGACCCCTCCGGCGATCGACGATGCGCCGATCCGGGCATAGCTGTGGGCGAGGACCCTGCGCGGGCAGGTGTCGAGCAGATCGGCTCCGAGCAACCACGATGCGGAGAACATCACGCCCCACACCAGGGGCACGAAGGCGAAGAACAGTGAGGGCAGGAGGCCACCACCCGGCGTGGCGAAGGGCGCGTAGGCGAGGAGGACGGCCGCGGTCCCCAGCGGGAGACAGATGCGCACCACGCGCGGCCCCAAGCGCCGCATGAGAGCCAGCACCGTCATCGCGACCGGACCCGAGAGCAGTGCGATCCCGACGTACGCCCACGGCATCTGTACCAGGCCGTCGTCGCGGACGTAGAGTGCGTCGCGTCCCGTCTTGACCACGATGAAGGCCGCAGTCATCAACGCCAGGGTGAGAGACACCCTCCGGGTACGAGCGCTGGCATCCGGATCCACGGAGACACCTCGGGACGGGTCCGACGTCGAATCGGTGGCCGGGCCGGACCCGCGATGGCGGACCCGATCAGTCCCCGGCCGAGGCCGGGGACGTTGCACGACGCGACTTCCAACGATTCCACACGAACGAACCCGATCCGTACAGCAGACCCACCACGATCGTCAACGGGACCAGGTACATACATGCACACATCGCCGTTTCGTTCCTCGCTCGGAGTGTTCAGGGGTCACCGAAGACGTACGCCGATCGCACACGCTCGTGACACCGTGGCTCAGTGTACCGTGGACCAGTGGGACTCCGAACCCTGCATCAGGTGGGTCAGCTTGCGGCACACGCGGTCGGAGTCGTCCTCGAAACGGCGGAAGCCCGGCACGATCCGATCCACGATCCAGGACCAGCGCAACGGCAGCTTGTCGATCCGCGGCCATCGGCCGTGATCGGCGAGTTCCGGCCTCCGCCGCACGAGGATGTGCCAGTAGAAGCTGGTGAAGAAGGTCAGGCGTTCTTGTGCGGTCCGGGCCTCGAAGTCGAGCGACGAACCCACCGAGAAGGCGCGGGCGAATCCGCAACTGAAACCCTCGAACATCGGTTGGACGACCTTCTCCTGCTCATGGCGGAGCAGGGCGCAATTGCCGGCCCAGACGAGCCGTCGGCCCTCGTCCGGGTTTCCGTCGGCCGTCGCGCGTCGTCCTCCTTCGATGGCTTCGAATCCCTCGATGATCGTCTCACCCCCGGTGGTGTCCGTCGCCGAGGACCGGAGCCGCTCCAGGCCGTCGGGCTGGGCGTCGTAGACCAGATGGGCCCAGAAGATGTCTTCGAAGATTCCGTTGTTGATCCGGCGGACCG
Proteins encoded in this window:
- a CDS encoding transglutaminase-like domain-containing protein, which produces MSESTKQVPRSCLAILIAVILGVPTAAVAADSQGPYIGLDEEEILEVVERLRGFALDYEADDQTGVVYLDHSARVEVTGSEYGISKSGVLHALREFDEDEATRTVAVQPGEEVVHARGWIVEGDDAVRWLPSRNVRIDISSEDGRGEVVLAFPGLHEGQTFGWSVVVRAEEPMGARLFPIDADVPVAHGTFTLQTNGRIGYTVQAFNVRRDDFAIQTGEPRNGNDSWIQCVYRDLRADRVDLLGLPWRQRRAHLLLNFKGHFDDDLGMWITIRSWNRIALLFEEALAEAVETSDAVEDQAAQLVEGLQSERARCDALYRFVRDEIATLDLDESLDFRSSEEILEARTGDGIDKAALLVALMRSVGVDARLGFARNRYASGLFHEDPGFWQFTDGVVVVGDPRVSATFYVPGVEGCPARMVPPHLRGVDVVLFGENLEKRSDELFRRAYAEDGGVERRLVQNWLRRVRAADWTQIVAIGGDPRAVVGVLRETRVVDAETAAATVSITAEGITTPGAWARRGTPPEELARRYSEQRGRDPETVREASVEISADDAVVTCRWIEDTALPPRTGNAWILNADVVFGTPFLDFWKGGDRGAVYIPMSWERVRRTVVPLPPGWRLAEEPPSADIINPLFHYRAETSVEDGRLVVERSFRFRAGERGERSLPVLDRDAEQVLDHETRDLVLVPEAADDTATASGDR
- a CDS encoding transglutaminase domain-containing protein translates to MLGLLCSGPVDAPAAARDPLFAAAHPQAPVLVLSDHVRVFAHYDSDRAGISGTHTREIVYWIRDRRGRDQVNRQFRWTSPRWTAEKFEIEIESTDGSTSRTDDDDLDWIPVSDADGSVYRLDSEAAYTVVQGLRTGDLLRVRSRHRIRGLHGLHQVEWDGAASLPVARRRLDLAYPDDHTLTVGIRAPEVVAGHLSTTDSGDDGTQSRTIVVDASGPDGDPLAAHGGELVITPHFVAVGDDLPKTVFAAGPDWEAVARGYARRVDSHLAADEALARTARAIVDGVDDERTRVELLYRHVQETCRYLGLFDGLGGILPRPASETARKGFGDCKGLSALLIAMCRAVGIDAHPVLVRTRRSGPLDPSVPNLVQFDHFIAWADVAGGLWLDPTYDFCPAGLVPTANAASPVLLLHPDRPGLVEIGTDRARAGSLDYVIEAEIDAHGSMDAVVTETATDTAGLYRRINLADTEVDARVLARAVMNRSLARSVVAMRPTEAGWGQPTVTELHFAADRAGTKAGDILYLPRALVRVPREVTGFSDRSAPGDLRFLADRSERWAVALPLGASVEPDSSRVEAPGLTWTYRVRLRRAMMLVEREYRWDRRELATGQLEDLEAAIDRIVEAERGYLTIQMPAER
- a CDS encoding aminotransferase class III-fold pyridoxal phosphate-dependent enzyme; the encoded protein is MNADSLREIRDYAGARTTRGISDRAIADFAERDPDLRRAIAAAVEIHRSLREEWGEDLALDETALTERLQDDFVNFYTPKAINPYVPLAAAGPWIVTTHGAVLHDSGGYGMLGLGHAPPEIDEALAHPWVMANVMTPQFSQKRLADRLKAEIGHQRGHCPFSHFICMNSGSESVSVASRICDIHALKMTGAGGRHEGKVLWQVSLAEGFHGRTYRAARVSDATRAVYEKHLASFQEPGDLHVVEPNDVEGLRGLFRQADESNAFIEAVYLEPVMGEGEPGLPLERAFYDVARELTREHGSLLIVDSIQAALRAAGCLSLVDYPGFEDCDAPDAETYSKALNAGQYPLSVLALREETAALYEPGVYGNTMTTNPRALEVGCAVLDAVDADMRRNIQERGAELRAGLEALADEFPGGILKVSGTGLMVNAELDPDRYTVVGDRGFEHFLRTHGVAMIHGGHNGLRFTPHFRITREEIRLILDTVREGMRVMDMKQKTKEAAAGS